In Psychrobacter immobilis, a single genomic region encodes these proteins:
- a CDS encoding NADH:ubiquinone reductase (Na(+)-transporting) subunit D — translation MADTKSILTSPIFDNNPIALQILGICSALAVTTSMANAMVMCVALTLVTAFSSFFISIIRKQIPSSIRIIVQMTIIASLVILVDQVLKAVAYDVSKGLSVFVGLIITNCIVMGRAEAFAMSNPPVPSFLDGIGNGLGYSAVLLFVATIRELLGSGTWFGITILQPVTDGGWYIPNGLLLLPPSAFFIIGLFIAIIRIWKPEQVEDAEFVMKPQSKGMAHGGGH, via the coding sequence ATGGCTGACACTAAAAGTATTTTAACCTCGCCTATTTTTGATAATAACCCCATTGCCCTACAGATTCTTGGTATCTGTTCGGCACTGGCTGTCACCACAAGCATGGCCAATGCCATGGTGATGTGTGTGGCGTTGACCTTAGTCACGGCGTTTTCAAGCTTCTTTATCTCGATCATTCGTAAGCAAATCCCTTCAAGCATTCGTATTATCGTACAGATGACCATCATTGCTTCCTTGGTTATCTTGGTCGATCAGGTGCTAAAAGCCGTTGCTTATGATGTGAGTAAAGGCTTGTCGGTCTTCGTTGGTTTGATTATCACCAACTGTATCGTGATGGGTCGTGCCGAAGCATTTGCCATGAGCAATCCACCAGTGCCAAGCTTTTTAGATGGTATTGGTAATGGTCTTGGCTATTCTGCGGTCTTGCTGTTTGTTGCGACTATCCGTGAGCTACTTGGCTCAGGTACGTGGTTTGGTATCACCATCCTACAGCCTGTCACTGATGGCGGTTGGTATATTCCAAACGGTCTATTATTGTTGCCACCGTCAGCATTCTTTATTATTGGTTTGTTCATTGCCATTATCCGTATCTGGAAACCTGAGCAGGTTGAAGACGCTGAATTTGTAATGAAGCCGCAGTCTAAAGGCATGGCACATGGAGGCGGTCACTAA
- a CDS encoding arylesterase: MMNLSIRFARHLPTLAMLTAVMALGGCQKPSEPSTDNGMQNSTQTAEPQTTKSEQSATSTAQQAPLTILALGDSLTEGLGVDKDDNYPAQLEDRLQAMGYDNAKVINSGLSGETSTGLVNRLDWVLQTKPDVTILTIGANDAIRGIDVATVEANIRTAVKRLQDNGSIVILGGMQIYDNLGSEYVKSFAAIYPRVAKDMNVTLIPFFLDGVGGDPALNQADAIHPTKEGYAIIVNDNILPILAPKLEALKIADADNATENAQDDTTKNTIN; the protein is encoded by the coding sequence ATGATGAATTTATCCATTCGTTTCGCTCGACACTTACCAACATTGGCTATGTTAACAGCCGTAATGGCGCTCGGTGGTTGCCAAAAACCATCTGAACCTAGCACCGATAATGGCATGCAAAACAGTACTCAAACTGCCGAACCTCAAACGACAAAATCTGAGCAATCGGCAACATCCACTGCACAGCAAGCGCCATTAACGATCTTGGCATTGGGCGACTCCCTGACAGAAGGTCTTGGGGTGGATAAAGATGACAACTATCCTGCTCAGTTAGAAGATCGTCTGCAAGCAATGGGTTACGACAATGCCAAAGTTATCAATTCAGGATTGAGCGGTGAAACCAGCACGGGATTGGTCAATCGCTTAGACTGGGTGTTACAAACTAAGCCTGATGTGACGATTTTGACTATCGGTGCTAACGATGCCATACGCGGTATCGATGTGGCGACAGTTGAAGCCAATATTCGTACCGCGGTCAAACGTCTACAGGATAATGGCAGTATCGTCATTTTGGGCGGCATGCAAATCTATGACAACCTTGGCTCTGAGTATGTAAAATCATTTGCAGCGATATATCCTCGCGTCGCCAAAGACATGAACGTGACGCTGATTCCTTTCTTCTTGGATGGTGTGGGCGGTGATCCTGCGCTCAATCAAGCCGACGCAATTCATCCGACCAAAGAGGGCTACGCGATTATCGTTAATGACAATATCCTACCTATTCTAGCGCCTAAACTAGAAGCGCTAAAAATAGCCGATGCAGACAATGCAACTGAAAATGCTCAAGACGATACGACAAAAAATACGATAAATTAG
- the nqrM gene encoding (Na+)-NQR maturation NqrM — MLSQLLPMLAITFTVFVLFFIFMGIGYMVKKKPLRGSCGGVAKLMGDENCSFCGNDPNKCDSIVAEQQENALKAAQLGRPV, encoded by the coding sequence ATGCTTAGTCAATTGCTTCCCATGCTTGCCATTACCTTTACCGTATTCGTCCTGTTCTTTATCTTTATGGGTATCGGTTATATGGTTAAAAAGAAGCCGCTTAGAGGATCTTGTGGCGGCGTTGCTAAACTAATGGGTGATGAAAATTGCTCGTTTTGTGGAAATGATCCCAATAAGTGTGATTCAATCGTGGCAGAACAGCAAGAAAACGCCCTTAAAGCCGCTCAGCTAGGCAGACCTGTATAG
- a CDS encoding SDR family NAD(P)-dependent oxidoreductase, protein MKTNIKDLTIWITGASSGIGAALSIAFAKHSATIILSGRDEAKLVAVKNRCKNSKNHFIIPFDITDAKQAKDAYKTAKAQAGQIDWLINNAGISQRSLIMETTEEVERQIMEIDYFAQTRLTRLVLPNMIAQGSGKIVMVSSVAGLLGTQYRGAYGAAKAALHMWANSLRAELHEQGIEVATIFPGFIQTSISINALTGDGSAQGTMDEATNKGLTTATFAKQVVKALIKGEEYIIVAGNKEKLATTVNRLSPPKLYKLIRESKVK, encoded by the coding sequence ATGAAAACCAACATTAAAGATTTGACCATTTGGATTACTGGTGCTTCTAGTGGTATCGGTGCAGCATTGTCTATCGCCTTTGCCAAACATAGTGCCACCATTATTTTAAGTGGGCGTGATGAGGCAAAATTAGTAGCAGTCAAAAACCGCTGTAAAAACAGCAAAAACCATTTCATCATCCCTTTTGATATCACCGATGCCAAACAAGCAAAAGACGCGTATAAGACAGCTAAAGCTCAAGCCGGACAAATTGATTGGCTTATTAATAATGCTGGCATCAGTCAACGCTCGCTTATTATGGAAACCACTGAAGAAGTTGAGCGCCAAATTATGGAGATAGATTATTTTGCGCAGACACGTCTGACCAGACTAGTACTGCCCAATATGATCGCGCAAGGCAGCGGCAAAATTGTCATGGTATCAAGTGTTGCAGGTTTATTAGGCACACAATATCGCGGCGCTTATGGAGCAGCCAAAGCCGCACTTCATATGTGGGCAAACAGTCTGCGTGCAGAACTGCATGAACAAGGCATAGAGGTGGCGACGATATTCCCAGGATTTATTCAAACCAGTATTTCTATTAACGCCTTGACTGGTGACGGTAGCGCGCAAGGAACGATGGACGAGGCAACCAATAAAGGATTAACCACAGCTACCTTTGCCAAACAAGTTGTCAAAGCCCTGATTAAGGGTGAAGAATATATCATCGTGGCAGGTAATAAAGAAAAGCTGGCGACCACGGTCAATCGCCTATCGCCGCCAAAACTATATAAGCTCATCCGTGAATCAAAAGTAAAATAA
- a CDS encoding MFS transporter, whose protein sequence is MSTSTDLPPDVPLQSHSDTPSPFELPSSRFTFWLILCAMILLATNMRAPIVALGSIAPVVQDALNISETQIGWLGAVPMLTFAVGALIAPAIGKRFGLENTLIAMIALLTIGMMIRTVIPTWSGFLIGTLLLTLAIGFANTLAAPVIKQRTPKHIPLITGLFSLTMTVTAGIVAGVVLPLSEQVGWQWALGGWSLLGIFAIIIWIFLRLRLGSSSHQAIVTPTSGASDISMWRTPFAWQIAVFMGLQSLLFYTVASFLPSIWVSKGLSAVQAGQMASVFQFMAPVSILSLTWLINRGRPIQALAVFAAVLNVIGILGINYLSTDLAWLWSGLMGIGCSAIFTLSMMLFPLRTYTTNQSSELSGMAQFVGYLIAFFGPLGTGWLHEATGSWDLPLFIMLILMVINVVIAWVVGRPVMVDGKKL, encoded by the coding sequence ATGTCTACCTCTACTGATTTGCCACCTGATGTGCCATTACAGTCTCATTCAGATACGCCGTCACCGTTTGAGCTGCCCTCCTCACGCTTCACTTTTTGGCTCATTTTATGTGCCATGATTTTGCTCGCCACCAATATGCGTGCGCCTATTGTTGCTCTCGGCTCTATTGCCCCTGTCGTACAAGATGCCCTCAATATCTCTGAGACGCAGATTGGTTGGCTAGGGGCAGTGCCCATGCTGACTTTTGCGGTGGGCGCACTGATCGCGCCAGCCATTGGTAAGCGTTTTGGGCTTGAGAATACACTCATTGCGATGATTGCATTATTAACGATTGGTATGATGATTCGTACCGTTATTCCCACTTGGTCTGGGTTTTTGATTGGTACGTTATTGTTGACCCTGGCTATCGGTTTTGCGAATACCTTAGCTGCCCCTGTTATTAAACAGCGTACGCCCAAGCATATTCCACTCATAACAGGGCTATTTAGTCTAACGATGACGGTAACGGCAGGCATCGTCGCTGGAGTTGTACTACCATTATCTGAGCAAGTGGGCTGGCAATGGGCACTGGGTGGGTGGTCGCTATTGGGTATTTTTGCGATCATTATTTGGATATTTTTGCGGTTGCGTCTTGGTTCGTCTAGTCATCAAGCCATTGTAACACCTACCTCTGGAGCATCTGACATCTCCATGTGGCGTACGCCTTTTGCTTGGCAAATTGCGGTATTTATGGGGCTGCAATCACTATTATTTTATACTGTTGCCAGTTTTTTGCCATCCATTTGGGTCAGCAAAGGGCTATCTGCAGTGCAGGCAGGACAAATGGCTTCAGTGTTTCAGTTTATGGCGCCAGTCTCTATTTTGAGCCTGACGTGGCTGATCAATCGCGGCCGCCCTATTCAGGCGCTGGCGGTGTTTGCAGCGGTGCTGAATGTTATTGGTATTTTAGGAATCAATTATTTATCTACCGACCTCGCGTGGTTGTGGTCAGGTCTGATGGGCATTGGCTGCTCCGCTATTTTTACCTTAAGTATGATGCTGTTCCCCTTACGTACTTATACGACCAACCAATCTAGTGAGCTGTCTGGTATGGCGCAATTCGTCGGTTATTTGATTGCCTTTTTTGGTCCCTTAGGGACAGGTTGGCTACATGAAGCGACTGGCAGCTGGGATTTACCCCTATTCATTATGCTCATTTTGATGGTTATCAACGTCGTCATTGCTTGGGTAGTGGGTCGTCCAGTGATGGTCGATGGCAAAAAGCTTTAA
- the nqrF gene encoding NADH:ubiquinone reductase (Na(+)-transporting) subunit F, with translation MDYATAIGGVAMFTLIIMGLVAIILAARSRLVSSGDVTIHINDNPDNDVVTPAGGKLLQTLASEGIFLSSACGGGGTCAQCRCRVIEGGGSILPTEEGYFTQGEIRNHMRLACQVAVKQDMKIEIDPEFFDVQKWECEVLSNDNVATFIKELVLKIPDGEEVNFRAGGYVQLEAPPHEVHYKDFIIDEEYREDWEKFGIFNYVSKVDEPVIRAYSMANYPEEKGLIKFNIRIASPPPRGPDGIPPGKMSSWVFSLVPGDKVTVSGPYGEFFAKETDAEMIFVGGGAGMAPMRSHIFDQLKRLHTKRKISFWYGARSIREMFYVEDYDQLAEEFDNFEWHVALSDPLPEDNWEGPTGFIHNVLLENYLKNHPNPEDCEYYMCGPPMMNAAVIDMLHSLGVEDENIMLDDFGG, from the coding sequence ATGGATTACGCTACGGCGATTGGTGGCGTTGCTATGTTTACCTTGATCATCATGGGCCTCGTTGCCATTATTTTGGCGGCGCGCTCAAGACTGGTCAGTTCAGGCGATGTTACCATCCATATCAATGATAATCCCGATAATGACGTCGTGACCCCAGCAGGCGGTAAATTACTACAAACCCTTGCAAGCGAAGGTATTTTCTTATCTTCAGCCTGTGGTGGCGGTGGTACTTGTGCGCAGTGTCGCTGCCGCGTTATTGAAGGGGGCGGCTCTATCTTGCCCACCGAAGAAGGCTATTTTACTCAAGGCGAAATTCGCAATCACATGCGTTTGGCTTGTCAGGTAGCCGTTAAGCAAGACATGAAAATCGAGATTGACCCTGAGTTTTTTGATGTACAAAAGTGGGAATGTGAAGTTCTCTCTAATGATAACGTTGCTACCTTTATTAAAGAGCTGGTCCTTAAAATTCCAGATGGCGAAGAAGTGAACTTCCGTGCTGGTGGTTATGTGCAGTTAGAGGCGCCACCGCATGAAGTGCATTATAAAGACTTTATCATTGACGAAGAATACCGCGAAGACTGGGAAAAATTTGGTATTTTCAACTATGTCTCAAAAGTTGATGAGCCAGTTATTCGTGCTTACTCGATGGCCAACTACCCTGAAGAAAAAGGCCTTATTAAGTTTAATATTCGTATCGCTAGTCCACCGCCACGCGGTCCTGACGGTATTCCACCAGGCAAAATGTCATCATGGGTATTTAGCCTAGTACCTGGCGATAAAGTGACGGTTTCAGGTCCTTATGGTGAATTCTTTGCCAAAGAGACTGACGCTGAAATGATTTTCGTTGGTGGTGGTGCTGGTATGGCACCAATGCGCTCGCACATCTTCGATCAGCTTAAACGCTTACATACTAAGCGTAAAATCAGCTTTTGGTATGGTGCACGCTCTATCCGTGAGATGTTCTATGTTGAAGATTATGATCAACTAGCAGAAGAGTTTGATAACTTTGAGTGGCATGTGGCTTTATCTGATCCATTACCAGAAGACAATTGGGAAGGTCCAACCGGCTTTATCCATAATGTACTACTTGAAAATTATCTGAAAAACCATCCAAACCCAGAAGACTGTGAATACTACATGTGTGGGCCACCGATGATGAATGCGGCGGTCATCGACATGCTACACAGCTTAGGCGTGGAAGATGAAAATATCATGCTTGATGACTTCGGTGGTTAA
- a CDS encoding NADH:ubiquinone reductase (Na(+)-transporting) subunit B, with translation MKFLHNMFDRMEPSFTKGGKHEKYYAIFEMFDTFLRQPSSTTYSASHVRDGIDLKRIMITVWLCTFPAMFWGMYNIGHQALTAIATLGLQPEGWRTVITSMAGYNPDSIWASFVYGAMQFLPIYIVTFAVGILCEIIFAVVRGHEVNEGFFVTSVLFALCLPPDIPLWQVALGIIFGVVVAKEVFGGTGKNFLNPALSGRAFLYFAYPAYMSGDSVWTAVDGFSGATPLGLAALGVVPQDFVDVYGNAITWGDAFLGNMQGSIGEVSTLAILMGAVVLLWTRIASWRIMAGCVVGLIATSLVFNMIGSEDNMMMNLPFYWHLVIGGFAFGAVFMATDPVSAAHTNKGRWAYGILIGFMTVLIRVVNPAFPEGIMLAILFANLFAPLFDYFVTQANIKRQTARRVRYVQAQK, from the coding sequence ATGAAATTTTTACACAATATGTTCGATCGTATGGAGCCGTCTTTCACCAAGGGTGGCAAACACGAAAAATACTATGCTATCTTTGAGATGTTTGATACGTTTTTGCGTCAACCAAGCTCAACCACATACTCAGCATCACACGTACGCGACGGTATCGACCTAAAGCGTATTATGATTACCGTATGGTTATGTACTTTCCCAGCCATGTTTTGGGGTATGTACAACATCGGTCATCAAGCACTAACGGCGATTGCAACCCTTGGTTTACAGCCTGAAGGCTGGCGTACCGTTATCACCAGTATGGCAGGCTATAACCCAGACAGTATCTGGGCAAGCTTCGTCTACGGTGCTATGCAATTTTTACCGATTTATATCGTCACCTTTGCGGTCGGTATTCTCTGTGAGATTATCTTTGCCGTAGTACGCGGCCATGAAGTCAACGAAGGTTTCTTTGTGACCTCAGTGCTGTTTGCGCTTTGTTTACCACCAGATATCCCTTTATGGCAAGTTGCCCTCGGTATTATCTTTGGTGTCGTAGTCGCAAAAGAAGTGTTCGGTGGTACGGGTAAAAACTTCCTGAACCCTGCCCTATCGGGTCGCGCATTCTTATACTTTGCTTACCCTGCTTATATGTCTGGTGACTCAGTATGGACTGCCGTTGATGGTTTCTCTGGTGCGACGCCACTTGGTCTTGCCGCGTTAGGTGTCGTTCCTCAGGACTTCGTCGACGTCTATGGTAATGCCATCACTTGGGGTGATGCGTTCTTAGGCAACATGCAAGGCAGTATCGGTGAAGTATCAACACTGGCTATCCTAATGGGTGCCGTCGTTCTACTTTGGACACGTATTGCTTCATGGCGTATTATGGCAGGTTGTGTGGTAGGTCTGATTGCTACTTCTCTTGTCTTTAATATGATTGGTTCTGAAGACAATATGATGATGAACCTGCCGTTCTATTGGCACTTAGTTATCGGCGGCTTCGCCTTTGGTGCCGTGTTTATGGCAACCGATCCTGTATCAGCGGCGCATACCAATAAAGGACGCTGGGCTTATGGTATCTTGATTGGTTTTATGACGGTATTGATTCGCGTCGTGAACCCAGCTTTCCCAGAAGGCATCATGCTGGCTATTTTATTCGCCAACTTATTTGCTCCATTGTTTGATTACTTTGTGACCCAAGCAAACATCAAACGCCAAACAGCTCGGAGGGTTCGTTATGTCCAAGCCCAAAAGTAA
- a CDS encoding Na(+)-translocating NADH-quinone reductase subunit A, producing the protein MITIKKGLDLPITGESSREISEHQPTHVAVIGYDYVGMKPTMNVKEGDIVAKGQPVFEDKKRVGVIYTAPAAGKVVAIKRGERRVFESLVIAVDPNGEEVDFERYDSQQLADLDAEVVETQLLASGEWTAFRTRPYSRAPEIGARPHAIFVTAMDTNPLAFDPMLLINDQLQAFNDGLAVLSTLSPKTFVCHHGDAQLTPVAKTAANNVTEYHSFAGKHPAGLAGTHIHFLHPIMRGVTVWTIGYQDVIAIGKLFTSGRLYTRRIISLAGPAVTKPRLVATERGADIAALTKGQLAAGENRIISGSVLSGRKVFGNTAYLGRFHNQISVLPEGRERPAFHFLSVGTNRFSKLPIYISKFFGNKKYNFTTTSNGSPRAMVPIGVYEEVMPQDYLPTQLLRALIVEDMISAVDLGVLELDEEDLALCTFVSPGKYEFGDILRDNLTRIELEG; encoded by the coding sequence ATGATTACCATCAAAAAAGGTTTGGATTTGCCCATCACCGGTGAATCATCCCGCGAGATATCTGAGCACCAACCGACACATGTCGCCGTTATTGGCTATGATTATGTGGGCATGAAGCCCACGATGAATGTCAAAGAAGGTGATATCGTAGCAAAGGGTCAGCCCGTTTTTGAAGACAAAAAACGAGTTGGCGTTATCTATACTGCCCCTGCTGCTGGTAAAGTCGTCGCGATTAAACGCGGTGAACGTCGTGTGTTTGAGAGCCTTGTGATTGCGGTCGACCCAAACGGTGAAGAAGTAGACTTCGAGCGCTATGACTCCCAGCAACTTGCTGACCTAGACGCTGAAGTTGTTGAAACCCAACTGCTTGCCTCTGGCGAATGGACCGCGTTTCGCACGCGCCCTTATAGCCGTGCGCCAGAAATCGGTGCCCGTCCTCATGCTATTTTTGTCACCGCTATGGATACCAATCCATTAGCATTTGACCCAATGCTGCTGATTAACGATCAGTTGCAAGCGTTCAATGACGGACTTGCTGTCTTATCGACACTCAGCCCCAAGACCTTTGTTTGCCATCATGGTGATGCCCAGTTGACGCCAGTTGCCAAAACGGCGGCTAATAATGTCACTGAGTATCATAGCTTTGCTGGTAAGCATCCTGCTGGTCTGGCTGGCACGCACATTCACTTTTTGCACCCAATCATGCGCGGCGTGACCGTATGGACGATTGGCTATCAAGACGTGATTGCGATTGGTAAGCTATTCACCAGCGGTCGCTTATATACGCGCCGTATCATTAGTTTGGCAGGTCCTGCGGTCACCAAGCCACGTTTGGTGGCTACTGAGCGCGGTGCTGATATCGCTGCTCTGACCAAAGGACAGCTGGCGGCTGGCGAGAACCGTATTATTTCCGGTTCGGTGTTGTCAGGTCGCAAAGTGTTTGGCAATACGGCTTATCTTGGTCGCTTTCATAACCAAATCAGTGTGCTGCCTGAAGGGCGTGAACGTCCAGCGTTCCATTTCCTAAGTGTCGGCACCAACCGCTTCTCTAAGCTGCCTATTTATATTTCTAAGTTTTTTGGTAATAAGAAATATAACTTTACGACCACGAGTAATGGTTCACCGCGAGCGATGGTACCTATCGGGGTTTATGAAGAGGTCATGCCGCAAGATTATCTGCCTACACAGTTACTACGTGCATTAATTGTCGAAGACATGATTAGCGCCGTAGATTTGGGCGTGCTCGAATTGGACGAAGAAGATTTAGCATTATGCACCTTCGTATCTCCTGGCAAATATGAATTCGGTGATATTTTGCGTGATAACTTGACACGCATAGAGCTGGAGGGCTAA
- the nqrE gene encoding NADH:ubiquinone reductase (Na(+)-transporting) subunit E: MGHYVSLFITSVFIENMALAYFLGMCTFLAVSKKVSTAIGLGVAVVVVMAITVPLNNLLFQFILKDGALAWAGFPDIDLSFLGLLSYIGLIAATVQILEMFLDKFVPSLYNALGVFLPLITVNCAILGGVLFMVERDYNFGESVVYGVGAGFGWALAITALAGIREKLKYSDIPAPLRGLGITFITVGLMSLGFMSFGGMSI, translated from the coding sequence ATGGGACATTATGTTAGTTTATTTATAACCTCAGTCTTTATTGAGAATATGGCGCTGGCCTATTTCTTAGGTATGTGTACTTTCTTGGCCGTATCAAAGAAGGTTTCAACCGCTATTGGTCTGGGTGTTGCCGTGGTCGTCGTGATGGCGATTACCGTACCATTAAACAACTTACTCTTTCAGTTCATTCTCAAAGATGGTGCGCTGGCATGGGCAGGTTTCCCTGATATCGATTTAAGCTTTTTGGGCTTGCTCAGTTATATCGGCTTGATTGCTGCGACCGTACAGATTCTAGAGATGTTCCTCGATAAGTTCGTTCCTAGTCTGTATAACGCCCTTGGGGTGTTCTTGCCACTTATCACTGTGAACTGCGCCATCTTAGGTGGTGTACTATTTATGGTTGAGCGAGACTATAATTTCGGCGAATCTGTCGTGTATGGTGTGGGCGCAGGCTTCGGTTGGGCATTGGCGATTACCGCATTGGCCGGTATCCGTGAAAAGTTAAAATACTCAGACATTCCAGCACCGCTGCGTGGTCTTGGTATTACTTTTATCACAGTTGGTCTGATGTCACTTGGCTTTATGTCTTTCGGCGGTATGTCAATTTAG
- a CDS encoding Na(+)-translocating NADH-quinone reductase subunit C → MSKPKSNNAKTISVALTLCLVCSVLVSAVAVGLKPAQIENARLDRNKNILVAAGMYDAESDTADDVAERFKDFDVEIIDLSKGSYVDDEALKAAGIPDRNAYDASQATKNKALSEDLGNNDPAGIGRKPKYAKVYVKKDDAGKPEMVVLPIQGYGLWGTIYGFLTLESDMNTIKGISFYEHKETPGLGARIEEPEWRAKWSGIHSYDENGNVATGVTKAGTPKENWVDGISGATLTGRGVSNMIQFWLGEQGYKPYLDTLRKESGQAIDNAADTKAAQSTLIAQPETELAAKRPVANGKEA, encoded by the coding sequence ATGTCCAAGCCCAAAAGTAATAATGCGAAAACCATCAGTGTGGCATTGACGCTATGCTTGGTGTGTTCCGTCTTAGTTTCAGCAGTAGCGGTTGGTCTAAAACCTGCTCAAATTGAAAACGCACGCTTAGACCGTAACAAAAACATCTTGGTTGCCGCTGGCATGTACGATGCCGAGTCTGATACAGCAGATGATGTTGCTGAACGTTTTAAAGATTTCGATGTCGAAATTATTGACTTAAGTAAAGGCAGCTACGTTGATGATGAAGCGCTAAAAGCCGCTGGCATTCCTGATCGTAATGCTTATGATGCAAGCCAAGCGACTAAAAATAAAGCACTGAGTGAAGATTTAGGCAACAATGACCCTGCTGGTATTGGTCGTAAACCCAAATATGCCAAAGTCTATGTTAAAAAAGATGACGCAGGCAAACCTGAAATGGTTGTTTTGCCGATTCAAGGCTATGGACTATGGGGCACTATCTATGGTTTCTTAACCCTTGAAAGCGATATGAATACCATCAAAGGTATCAGCTTTTATGAGCATAAAGAAACCCCAGGTCTGGGTGCTCGTATCGAAGAGCCAGAGTGGCGTGCGAAGTGGAGCGGTATCCACTCATATGACGAAAATGGTAATGTTGCCACTGGTGTGACCAAAGCGGGTACACCAAAAGAGAACTGGGTCGATGGTATCAGTGGTGCAACCTTGACCGGTCGCGGTGTCAGTAACATGATTCAGTTTTGGTTGGGTGAGCAAGGTTATAAGCCTTATTTAGATACGCTACGTAAAGAGAGTGGTCAAGCGATTGACAATGCGGCAGATACAAAAGCTGCGCAATCAACACTGATCGCTCAACCTGAAACCGAACTGGCAGCCAAACGACCAGTAGCAAACGGCAAGGAGGCATAA
- a CDS encoding FAD:protein FMN transferase encodes MQKSAPLSLSRKSMKTTLLPVMAISAVFSLSACQQTPDYDYLSGETMGTSYHISYQLPADADEAAIQASIDKRLQQINDSMSTYQADSTISQFNQLGKDIPLTIDADFAHVLDVSRIVYQQSGGAFDPTVMPLVETWGFGSTMTVERLQSPPTALEIAQAKALVDFESIIQKEQSIYKTKDGVGLDFSAVAKGYGVDVIADVLRDDYQIRNYMVEIGGEIATSGVNNQQQPWQIAIDAPIEDSTVSERQTISAIRQPINTDNQMYLATSGNYRNSVIFDGQRYSHTIDPTTGKPIAGGVPSVTVAADSVALADAWATALTAMPYEKALATAKAQDIAALFVVLADEAKTTGSDKNTDQWQVVQTPAMQALRADKQP; translated from the coding sequence ATGCAAAAATCAGCCCCACTCTCATTGTCTAGAAAATCGATGAAAACCACCTTATTGCCCGTTATGGCTATCAGTGCTGTATTCAGTCTTAGTGCTTGCCAGCAAACGCCAGATTATGATTATCTCAGCGGTGAGACCATGGGAACGAGCTACCATATCAGTTATCAGCTACCTGCGGATGCAGATGAAGCAGCCATCCAAGCGTCGATTGATAAGCGCTTGCAGCAAATCAATGACAGTATGTCTACCTATCAAGCAGACTCTACTATCTCTCAGTTCAACCAGTTAGGTAAAGACATCCCCCTCACTATCGATGCAGATTTTGCTCACGTGCTTGATGTGTCACGAATCGTCTATCAGCAATCTGGTGGCGCCTTTGATCCTACCGTCATGCCATTGGTAGAGACTTGGGGCTTTGGTAGCACCATGACCGTTGAGCGCTTGCAAAGTCCGCCAACAGCACTTGAGATTGCTCAAGCAAAAGCCTTGGTAGATTTTGAGAGCATCATACAAAAAGAGCAGAGCATTTATAAAACCAAAGATGGCGTCGGGCTTGATTTCTCAGCAGTTGCTAAAGGTTATGGCGTCGATGTGATTGCCGATGTACTCAGAGATGACTATCAAATTCGCAACTACATGGTAGAGATAGGGGGTGAAATTGCAACCTCTGGGGTCAATAACCAACAGCAGCCGTGGCAAATTGCGATTGATGCGCCTATTGAGGACAGTACGGTCAGCGAGCGTCAGACAATATCAGCGATTCGTCAACCCATCAATACCGATAATCAGATGTATTTGGCAACTTCTGGCAACTATCGTAATTCCGTCATATTCGACGGTCAGCGCTACAGTCATACGATTGACCCCACCACTGGCAAGCCTATCGCGGGCGGCGTACCATCGGTAACCGTTGCAGCAGACTCAGTCGCACTAGCAGATGCGTGGGCAACCGCCCTCACTGCAATGCCTTATGAAAAAGCCCTTGCAACAGCCAAAGCACAAGATATAGCCGCCTTGTTTGTTGTCTTAGCTGATGAGGCAAAGACGACGGGTTCTGATAAGAATACTGACCAGTGGCAAGTGGTACAAACACCAGCGATGCAAGCATTACGTGCTGACAAACAGCCTTAG